A stretch of Bombina bombina isolate aBomBom1 chromosome 2, aBomBom1.pri, whole genome shotgun sequence DNA encodes these proteins:
- the LOC128650448 gene encoding glycosyltransferase family 92 protein F13G3.3-like, producing the protein MLSTLKFTIFLCCLVICIVLTLSFYLHHQQTKQNVTRRDNVDISNKSITALGDNKTYIISAYYDSRRTESVRILAIIHESVKELYCRFHCTNKDNILVVAQIDLHIERYGFPYGTADLLCEELPNCVYEFVSVHWSKTEMTNYVPRFEVKNRDVGPFSANFTVCISALYGEYNNVLQMIQSFEMYKLLGANRVTIYKNGCHENVEKVLQYYVKEGFLDVVTWPIDRYLRTSAMWNYSSDPNSQISYYGQAAALNDCIYRNMFKSKFILLNDIDEIILPTSHRDWNLLLLSLQKNHPNTSVFRFSNHVFPAHINGTIDNKWNNVPGVNMFLHNYREPVNLKAFDKQKMIINPRKMFQTSIHRALKYVGKSTDFNSEVGILFHCRKTERPELAPESLIEDNILWRYRALMVEKVDGVINNIHLNK; encoded by the coding sequence ATGTTGTCTACTCTGAAGTTCACAATCTTCCTGTGCTGTTTAGTGATTTGTATTGTTTTAACTCTTTCATTCTACCTACATCACCAACAAACTAAACAGAATGTAACTCGAAGAGATAATGTTGATATTAGCAACAAGTCGATAACAGCACTTGGAGATAACAAGACCTACATCATATCTGCATATTATGACTCTCGAAGAACTGAATCAGTGCGAATACTTGCAATAATCCATGAATCGGTGAAGGAGCTTTATTGCAGGTTTCATTGCACAAACAAGGATAATATTCTTGTTGTGGCACAAATAGACCTTCATATTGAAAGATACGGATTTCCATATGGTACAGCAGATCTTCTGTGTGAGGAGCTTCCTAACTGTGTTTATGAGTTTGTGTCTGTTCATTGGTCCAAAACAGAAATGACTAACTATGTTCCTAGGTTTGAGGTAAAAAACCGTGATGTTGGACCATTCTCTGCAAACTTTACCGTCTGTATATCTGCGCTTTATGGAGAGTATAATAATGTATTACAGATGATTCAGAGCTTTGAGATGTATAAACTACTTGGAGCAAACCGAGTAACAATTTATAAGAACGGATGTCATGAGAATGTTGAGAAGGTCTTACAATATTATGTTAAGGAAGGATTCCTAGATGTTGTAACGTGGCCAATAGACAGATACCTGCGGACGTCTGCTATGTGGAATTACTCCTCTGATCCAAACAGTCAAATTAGTTATTATGGTCAAGCTGCAGCACTAAATGATTGTATATATAGAAACATGTTTAAAAGTAAGTTTATTCTTCTAAATGACATTGATGAAATTATTCTTCCAACAAGTCATCGTGACTGGAATTTACTACTGTTAAGTCTTCAGAAAAATCATCCAAATACCAGTGTCTTCCGTTTCAGCAATCATGTTTTTCCAGCACATATTAATGGCACTATTGACAACAAGTGGAATAATGTTCCTGGGGTGAATATGTTTCTTCACAACTATAGAGAACCTGTAAACCTCAAAGCTTTTGATAAGCAGAAAATGATAATAAACCCAAGGAAGATGTTTCAGACCTCAATTCACAGAGCTTTGAAGTATGTTGGAAAATCTACAGATTTTAACAGTGAAGTTGGAATTCTTTTTCATTGCAGAAAAACAGAACGACCAGAACTTGCCCCAGAGTCTCTTATTGAAGACAACATTCTCTGGAGATACCGTGCACTCATGGTGGAGAAGGTGGATGGTGTCATTAATAATATTCACTTAAACAAATAA